A window of the Linepithema humile isolate Giens D197 chromosome 4, Lhum_UNIL_v1.0, whole genome shotgun sequence genome harbors these coding sequences:
- the LOC105675882 gene encoding protein arginine methyltransferase NDUFAF7 homolog, mitochondrial isoform X2: MNEILIHPISGYYMTRDVFGQRGDFTTSPEISQLFGEIVAIWIISEWEKISKESIQLVELGPGRGTLMNDILRVCKKLNLLDKISIHLVEISPALSKIQAEKLCTESKESEPRINENQKNSITYYREGITENEVKIYWYYSIIDIPKKFSIFVAQEFFDALPIHKFQKTDKGWREVLVDIVRETNEQRFQYVLSRMPTAACKVYLSPYEKRDHVEISPQCSIITDYMSQFLWECGGFALVIDYGHEKEKTDTFRAFCQHKLHDPLLNPGTADLTADVDFSSMKEIAQKDDRLIVFGPVTQRKFLKSLGIDLRLKIILQNATSIQKRQIESGYHMITDEDKMGNCFKVLSFFPFVLKDHLKKWPVAGFENESEAKS, from the exons ATGAATGAAATCTTGATCCATCCTATCTCAGGTTATTACATGACTAGAGATGTTTTCGGGCAAAGAGGTGACTTCACGACTTCTCCAGAAATCAGTCAACTTTTTGGAGAA ATTGTAGCAATCTGGATAATTAGCGAATGGGAAAAAATTAGCAAAGAATCTATTCAACTTGTAGAGTTGGGTCCAGGAAGAGGCACTTTAATGAATGATATCTTACGg GTATGCAAAAAACTAAATCTTTTGGATAAAATATCGATTCATTTAGTCGAAATTAGTCCTGCTTTATCTAAAATTCAAGCAGAAAAATTGTGCACAGAGAGCAAAGAGAGTGAACCGAGAATTAatgaaaatcagaaaaattccATCACATATTATAGAGAAGGTATTACGGAAAATGAAGTAAAGATATATTGGTATTATTCTATCATTGATATTCCTAAAAAATTCAGTATATTTGTTGCACAAGAATTTTTTGATGCTCTGCCAATACACAAGTTTCAG aaaactgACAAAGGTTGGAGGGAAGTCTTAGTTGATATAGTGCGTGAAACAAACGAACAAAGGTTTCAATATGTTCTTTCGCGGATGCCAACAGCTGCttgtaaagtatatttatcC CCATATGAGAAAAGGGATCATGTAGAAATAAGTCCACAATGTTCCATAATAACAGACTATATGTCCCAATTTCTGTGGGAATGCGGAGGATTTGCTCTAGTGATCGATTACGGCcacgagaaagaaaaaactgaTACTTTTCGCGCATTCTGTCAACATAAGTTACACGACCCCTTGTTGAATCCTGGAACTGCTGATCTAACCGCTGATGTTGATTTTTCATCTATGAAAGAGATTGCGCAAAAAGACGACAGATTAATCGTATTCGGCCCAGTGACACAAAGAAAATTTCTGAAGAGTCTCGGCATCGATCTgcgattgaaaataattttacaaaatgctACCAGCATTCAGAAACGACAAATTGAATCGGGATATCATATGATAACCGACGAAGATAAAATGGGAAATTGTTTCAAAGTATTATCCTTCTTTCCTTTTGTCTTGAAGGAtcatttgaaaaaatggccGGTAGCAGGATTCGAGAATGAGAGTGAAGCCAAATCTTGA
- the LOC105675812 gene encoding CWF19-like protein 2, with protein MEERSNICVTLIDDTKHSNDITSLNRKLSKKSKSKKRKADKKERRKHKKKSKHVISSSSSRSDDSSEFDWVEKKVEDQTTLHTDENLVNSKAQTNQLERDEWMNFESFLPCTSKSDMRKQKSDNKKEERTNIFLSKPGQSNRELNPYWKDGGDGLPQNRSKIIDNPQIMDANWLKRSLQRAEEQALRDGKSLEEVAVERWGSLEIIQSMIIKAEKMSNTEQNTSYHKKYYDRNNKDSHRSSRRKNRSRSRSRSKERAEKHSTSDYLFQHHTSQQKQTYQRSKVKDNYYQEIAHGSTSNRTKNWKKTKDDGKKPESSKLKETNVENVDVNVTDKKKDIGLLTEAEMNKLGARIIKAELMGDDELAVQLKVQLEQARKLAATNNSNAQEETVILTITDAKGIARPIQPRNQFEQSIEGHRKKKTHVSSQKKCDFLNNDKYSLQKIFQQEKGRSTNEDEAMFVKFASKSAGDMDDEFEQQIAQKDLEAKQDKRDRARAIKEHKDLSKFIDNCWWCLDSKNMLKHMIITMDSEICLSLPACTSLINGHCILTPIQHVACQLHLDEDVWNRLKELKRKLIDMFSNEDLYPIFFEIYKKHRRFSHMQLECIPLPKEIGELAPMYFKKALLECETEWSVNKKIVDLKHKDIRHAVPNSLSYFMVEFASHSGYAHVIEDEELFPKNFAEEIIGGMLDLDCQLWRKPKRLSFDEQRVKVLQFTEMWKKYNSS; from the exons ATG GAGGAACGATCAAACATTTGTGTAACATTAATTGATGACACAAAGCATAGTAATGATATTACatctttaaatagaaaattaagcaaaaaatcCAAATCTAAAAAGAGGAAAGCTGataaaaaggaaagaagaaaacacaagaaaaaaagcaaacaTGTTATATCATCTTCAAGCAGT agaAGTGATGACAGCAGTGAATTTGATTGGGTGGAAAAGAAAGTTGAGGATCAAACTACTTTACATACTGATGAAAATCTTGTTAATAGCAAAGCACAAACAAATCAACTTGAAAGAGATGAATGGAtgaattttgaaagttttctTCCATGTACATCAAAATCGGATATGAGGAAACAAAAATCTGATAacaaaaaggaagaaagaactaacatttttttgagtAAACCAGGTCAGAGCAATAGAGAACTGAATCCGTATTGGAAAGATGGAGGCGATGGATTGCCTCAAAATAGGTCCAAAATAATTGACAATCCACAAATCATGGATGCAAATTGGTTAAAAAGAAGTCTCCAACGTGCAGAAGAACAAGCTCTTAGAGATGGTAAAAGTTTAGAAGAAGTGGCTGTGGAACGCTGGGGT tccttagaaattattcaatcaatgataattaaagcagaaaaaatgtcaaatactGAGCAGAATACATCGTACCAcaagaaatattatgatagaaataataaagattcacATAGAAGttcaagaagaaaaaatcgtTCAAGATCCAGATCTAGAAGTAAAGAGCGTGCAGAAAAACATAGTACTTCCGACTATTTATTTCAACATCACACATCACAACAGAAACAAACTTATCAAAGATCTAAagttaaagataattattatcaagagATTGCACATGGATCCACTAGTAATCGTacaaaaaattggaaaaaaactAAAGATGATGGAAAAAAACCTGAATCATCTAAACTAAAGGAAACAAATGTAGAGAATGTTGACGTAAATGTGacagataaaaagaaagatatcgGCCTTTTAACAGAAGcagaaatgaataaattgGGAGCAAGAATTATTAAAGCTGAATTAATGGGTGATGAT gAATTGGCAGTTCAACTTAAAGTCCAACTAGAACAAGCTAGAAAACTAGCTGCGACAAACAATAGTAATGCGCAAGAAGAGACAGTAATTCTTACAATAACAGATGCAAAAg GTATTGCAAGACCAATTCAACCCAGAAATCAATTTGAGCAGTCCATAGAAGGTCATAGAAAGAAGAAAACACATGTCTCCAGCCAAAAGAAGTGTGACTTCttaaataacgataaatattctttacaaaAGATt TTTCAACAAGAGAAAGGTAGATCCACAAACGAGGATGAAGCAATGTTTGTTAAATTTGCATCTAAA AGTGCGGGTGATATGGATGATGAATTCGAACAACAAATTGCGCAAAAAGATTTAGAAGCAAAGCAAGATAAGCGGGATCGTGCACGTGCAATTAAAGAACACAAAGACTTGTctaaatttatagataattGTTGGTGGTGCCTTGATTCAAAGAatatgttgaaacatatgatCATTACAATGGATTCTGAAATTTGCTTGAGCCTGCCTGCTTGTACTTCCCTGATTAATGGCCATTGCATATTGACACCTATACAGCATGTCGCTTGTCAACTGCATTTAGATGAAGATGTATGGAATAGGCTTAag gaattgaaaagaaaattgatagaTATGTTCAGCAATGAGGATCtttatccaatattttttgaaatctataaaaaacatCGCAGATTTTCACATATGCAATTAGAGTGTATTCCGTTACCGAAAGAAATTGGTGAGTTAGCGCCGATGTATTTTAAG AAAGCTTTGTTGGAATGTGAAACTGAATGGTCtgttaataagaaaattgttgATTTGAAACATAAAGATATACGACACGCTGTACCAAATAGTTTATCATATTTCATGGTAGAGTTTGCCTCACATTCTGGTTATGCTCATGTAATTGAGGACGAAGAATTATTTCCAAAGAATTTTGCTGAG gaAATAATAGGTGGAATGCTGGATTTGGATTGCCAGCTATGGCGAAAACCGAAAAGATTAAGCTTTGACGAACAAAGAGTCAAAGTGCTACAGTTTACAGAAATGTGGAAAAAGTATAATTCTTCATGA
- the LOC105675882 gene encoding protein arginine methyltransferase NDUFAF7, mitochondrial isoform X1, with the protein MIRISRLSQTCKKCINIFQTVDTKVKQCKKLILVKRLCSTNYLSEEKSDLYRQLRTKILACGPITLAEYMNEILIHPISGYYMTRDVFGQRGDFTTSPEISQLFGEIVAIWIISEWEKISKESIQLVELGPGRGTLMNDILRVCKKLNLLDKISIHLVEISPALSKIQAEKLCTESKESEPRINENQKNSITYYREGITENEVKIYWYYSIIDIPKKFSIFVAQEFFDALPIHKFQKTDKGWREVLVDIVRETNEQRFQYVLSRMPTAACKVYLSPYEKRDHVEISPQCSIITDYMSQFLWECGGFALVIDYGHEKEKTDTFRAFCQHKLHDPLLNPGTADLTADVDFSSMKEIAQKDDRLIVFGPVTQRKFLKSLGIDLRLKIILQNATSIQKRQIESGYHMITDEDKMGNCFKVLSFFPFVLKDHLKKWPVAGFENESEAKS; encoded by the exons ATGATTAGAATATCACGATTATCacaaacttgtaaaaaatgtattaatatctttcaaaCAGTGGATACAAAAGTCAAACAATGTAAAAAGCTAATCTTAGTTAAAAGATTATGCTCAACAAATTATCTGAGCGAAGAAAAATCAGACTTGTACCGTCAGTTGCGTACAAAAATATTGGCGTGTGGTCCCATAACACTTGCAGAATATATGAATGAAATCTTGATCCATCCTATCTCAGGTTATTACATGACTAGAGATGTTTTCGGGCAAAGAGGTGACTTCACGACTTCTCCAGAAATCAGTCAACTTTTTGGAGAA ATTGTAGCAATCTGGATAATTAGCGAATGGGAAAAAATTAGCAAAGAATCTATTCAACTTGTAGAGTTGGGTCCAGGAAGAGGCACTTTAATGAATGATATCTTACGg GTATGCAAAAAACTAAATCTTTTGGATAAAATATCGATTCATTTAGTCGAAATTAGTCCTGCTTTATCTAAAATTCAAGCAGAAAAATTGTGCACAGAGAGCAAAGAGAGTGAACCGAGAATTAatgaaaatcagaaaaattccATCACATATTATAGAGAAGGTATTACGGAAAATGAAGTAAAGATATATTGGTATTATTCTATCATTGATATTCCTAAAAAATTCAGTATATTTGTTGCACAAGAATTTTTTGATGCTCTGCCAATACACAAGTTTCAG aaaactgACAAAGGTTGGAGGGAAGTCTTAGTTGATATAGTGCGTGAAACAAACGAACAAAGGTTTCAATATGTTCTTTCGCGGATGCCAACAGCTGCttgtaaagtatatttatcC CCATATGAGAAAAGGGATCATGTAGAAATAAGTCCACAATGTTCCATAATAACAGACTATATGTCCCAATTTCTGTGGGAATGCGGAGGATTTGCTCTAGTGATCGATTACGGCcacgagaaagaaaaaactgaTACTTTTCGCGCATTCTGTCAACATAAGTTACACGACCCCTTGTTGAATCCTGGAACTGCTGATCTAACCGCTGATGTTGATTTTTCATCTATGAAAGAGATTGCGCAAAAAGACGACAGATTAATCGTATTCGGCCCAGTGACACAAAGAAAATTTCTGAAGAGTCTCGGCATCGATCTgcgattgaaaataattttacaaaatgctACCAGCATTCAGAAACGACAAATTGAATCGGGATATCATATGATAACCGACGAAGATAAAATGGGAAATTGTTTCAAAGTATTATCCTTCTTTCCTTTTGTCTTGAAGGAtcatttgaaaaaatggccGGTAGCAGGATTCGAGAATGAGAGTGAAGCCAAATCTTGA
- the LOC105674799 gene encoding uncharacterized protein DDB_G0286299 isoform X2: MVESDRSEADEGSMDTLELSSDSIDSAIKKKRPRMEENVDKSELSLDSMDFPIKKKSKMEDCVDEAKDLSSKRSEILKENNDEAISDKNSTDEYNTKKEKHIIHSENGQNETSLCKSNEMKEGKKLKKLVKQENKNKSSLNMDEDSAEIKINDKDVEDEAKPFKELVEDTTVISIAEKKKKKKEAAEEKEEEEDDAAEEKEEEENDAAEEKEEEEDDAAVIEEQEDKKNGIKKEHIIKSDTTDTEVVDGLELSVECASEKEEPSSENEDEKDAKPRPKTIIVKAEPNKSELECSSSEEENDSQEATDIPENKSERKKRRGARTSFNKIKGSGSEDSRNNNSDEDYSPRMKRKMKKSPAVGRSTKRLVESRRGRNGNGKKNSYKKGTQYTSDDKNADTTLAEKADKLAKNEMEEKLSEKELSEKESSADKSESDNNSEDEERPTKGKRTSRSNVQKDNKQIQRLKRYLSIAGVRIKYNALTDCKNNASRIRHLKELLEKNGVNGRPTLEKCKRAREENERMREASELDVSNIISEGRVTRARRNMDNGRKAISSDTPPRHREARNSFKRIQTVIDSDSE, translated from the exons ATGGTAGAATCGGATCGCAGTGAAGCTGATGAGGGAAGTATGGATACATTAGAACTGTCATCAGATTCCATCGATTCCGCCATAAAGAAGAAGAGGCCAAGAATGGAAGAAAACGTAGATAAATCAGAACTGTCATTAGATTCCATGGATTTCCCCATAAAAAAGAAGTCAAAAATGGAGGATTGTGTGGATGAAGCAAAAGATTTATCCAGTAAAAGATCTGAGATATTAAAGGAAAATAACGATGAAGCTATTTCAGATAAGAATAGTACAGATGAGTACAATacaaaaaaggaaaagcacATAATACATTCAGAAAATGGTCAAAATGAAACATCTCTGTGCAAATCAAATGAAAtgaaagaaggaaagaaactTAAGAAGTTAGTAAAacaggaaaataaaaataaaagttctttGAATATGGATGAAGATTCTgctgaaataaagattaatgatAAAGATGTAGAAGATGAG gCGAAACCATTCAAAGAACTTGTTGAAGACACAACTGTAATTTCTattgctgaaaaaaaaaaaaaaaaaaaagaagcagctgaagagaaagaagaggaagaagatgATGCAGctgaagagaaagaagaggaagaaaatgaTGCAGctgaagagaaagaagaggaagaagatgATGCAGCTGTAATTGAAGAACAAGAAGATaagaaaaatggaataaaaaaggaaCATATTATCAAGAGTGACACCACGGATACGGAAGTAGTGGACGGATTGGAGCTTTCAGTGGAATGCGCGAGTGAAAAAGAAGAACCGAGTTCTGAGAACGAAGATGAGAAAGATGCAAAACCACGACCAAAGACAATAATCGTTAAAGCTGAACCAAACAAGTCAGAATTGGAATGTAGTTCATCAGAAGAAGAAAACGATTCGCAAGAAGCCACTGACATACCGGAGAATAAatcagaaagaaagaagagaagaggTGCGCGAAcaagtttcaataaaataaagggTTCCGGATCTGAGGACAGCCGGAATAACAATTCCGATGAAGATTACAGTCCAcggatgaaaagaaaaatgaagaaatctCCGGCGGTGGGGAGATCGACGAAACGCTTAGTGGAATCGAGAAGAGGACGAAATGGAAAtggaaaaaagaattcttacaAAAAAGGCACTCAATATACGTCTGATGATAAAAATGCGGACACGACTTTAGCGGAGAAAGCTGACAAATTGGCGAAAAATGAGATGGAAGAGAAATTGTCGGAGAAGGAATTGTCGGAGAAGGAATCTTCGGCGGATAAGAGTGAAAGTGATAATAATTCCGAAGATGAAGAGAGACCCACAAAGGGTAAAAGAACAAGTCGCAGTAATGTT CAAAAGGACAACAAGCAAATACAAAGATTAAAGAGATACTTAAGCATAGCTGGTGTGAGAATCAAGTATAATGCTTTGACCGATTGTAAAAATAACGCGTCACGAATTAGGCACCTGAAAGAATTGTTGGAGAAAAATGGTGTTAATGGAAGGCCAACGTTGGAAAAATGTAAGCGAGCTAGAGAAGAGAATGAAAGAATGCGGGAAGCATCCGAATTAGATGTGTCCAATATTATATCCGAAG GACGTGTTACGCGCGCACGAAGGAATATGGATAACGGAAGAAAAGCAATATCTTCAGATACACCGCCGCGACACCGAGAGGCTCGCAATTCGTTCAAGCGAATTCAAACTGTTATTGATAGCGATTCAGAGTAA
- the LOC105674799 gene encoding uncharacterized protein DDB_G0286299 isoform X1 — protein sequence MVESDRSEADEGSMDTLELSSDSIDSAIKKKRPRMEENVDKSELSLDSMDFPIKKKSKMEDCVDEAKDLSSKRSEILKENNDEAISDKNSTDEYNTKKEKHIIHSENGQNETSLCKSNEMKEGKKLKKLVKQENKNKSSLNMDEDSAEIKINDKDVEDEAKPFKELVEDTTVISIAEKKKKKKEAAEEKEEEEDDAAEEKEEEENDAAEEKEEEEDDAAVIEEQEDKKNGIKKEHIIKSDTTDTEVVDGLELSVECASEKEEPSSENEDEKDAKPRPKTIIVKAEPNKSELECSSSEEENDSQEATDIPENKSERKKRRGARTSFNKIKGSGSEDSRNNNSDEDYSPRMKRKMKKSPAVGRSTKRLVESRRGRNGNGKKNSYKKGTQYTSDDKNADTTLAEKADKLAKNEMEEKLSEKELSEKESSADKSESDNNSEDEERPTKGKRTSRSNVKQKDNKQIQRLKRYLSIAGVRIKYNALTDCKNNASRIRHLKELLEKNGVNGRPTLEKCKRAREENERMREASELDVSNIISEGRVTRARRNMDNGRKAISSDTPPRHREARNSFKRIQTVIDSDSE from the exons ATGGTAGAATCGGATCGCAGTGAAGCTGATGAGGGAAGTATGGATACATTAGAACTGTCATCAGATTCCATCGATTCCGCCATAAAGAAGAAGAGGCCAAGAATGGAAGAAAACGTAGATAAATCAGAACTGTCATTAGATTCCATGGATTTCCCCATAAAAAAGAAGTCAAAAATGGAGGATTGTGTGGATGAAGCAAAAGATTTATCCAGTAAAAGATCTGAGATATTAAAGGAAAATAACGATGAAGCTATTTCAGATAAGAATAGTACAGATGAGTACAATacaaaaaaggaaaagcacATAATACATTCAGAAAATGGTCAAAATGAAACATCTCTGTGCAAATCAAATGAAAtgaaagaaggaaagaaactTAAGAAGTTAGTAAAacaggaaaataaaaataaaagttctttGAATATGGATGAAGATTCTgctgaaataaagattaatgatAAAGATGTAGAAGATGAG gCGAAACCATTCAAAGAACTTGTTGAAGACACAACTGTAATTTCTattgctgaaaaaaaaaaaaaaaaaaaagaagcagctgaagagaaagaagaggaagaagatgATGCAGctgaagagaaagaagaggaagaaaatgaTGCAGctgaagagaaagaagaggaagaagatgATGCAGCTGTAATTGAAGAACAAGAAGATaagaaaaatggaataaaaaaggaaCATATTATCAAGAGTGACACCACGGATACGGAAGTAGTGGACGGATTGGAGCTTTCAGTGGAATGCGCGAGTGAAAAAGAAGAACCGAGTTCTGAGAACGAAGATGAGAAAGATGCAAAACCACGACCAAAGACAATAATCGTTAAAGCTGAACCAAACAAGTCAGAATTGGAATGTAGTTCATCAGAAGAAGAAAACGATTCGCAAGAAGCCACTGACATACCGGAGAATAAatcagaaagaaagaagagaagaggTGCGCGAAcaagtttcaataaaataaagggTTCCGGATCTGAGGACAGCCGGAATAACAATTCCGATGAAGATTACAGTCCAcggatgaaaagaaaaatgaagaaatctCCGGCGGTGGGGAGATCGACGAAACGCTTAGTGGAATCGAGAAGAGGACGAAATGGAAAtggaaaaaagaattcttacaAAAAAGGCACTCAATATACGTCTGATGATAAAAATGCGGACACGACTTTAGCGGAGAAAGCTGACAAATTGGCGAAAAATGAGATGGAAGAGAAATTGTCGGAGAAGGAATTGTCGGAGAAGGAATCTTCGGCGGATAAGAGTGAAAGTGATAATAATTCCGAAGATGAAGAGAGACCCACAAAGGGTAAAAGAACAAGTCGCAGTAATGTT aagCAAAAGGACAACAAGCAAATACAAAGATTAAAGAGATACTTAAGCATAGCTGGTGTGAGAATCAAGTATAATGCTTTGACCGATTGTAAAAATAACGCGTCACGAATTAGGCACCTGAAAGAATTGTTGGAGAAAAATGGTGTTAATGGAAGGCCAACGTTGGAAAAATGTAAGCGAGCTAGAGAAGAGAATGAAAGAATGCGGGAAGCATCCGAATTAGATGTGTCCAATATTATATCCGAAG GACGTGTTACGCGCGCACGAAGGAATATGGATAACGGAAGAAAAGCAATATCTTCAGATACACCGCCGCGACACCGAGAGGCTCGCAATTCGTTCAAGCGAATTCAAACTGTTATTGATAGCGATTCAGAGTAA